The following are from one region of the Ananas comosus cultivar F153 linkage group 20, ASM154086v1, whole genome shotgun sequence genome:
- the LOC109725671 gene encoding gamma-glutamylcyclotransferase 2-3 isoform X2, with translation MAMWVFGYGSLIWKPGFPYDEKLLGFIRGYRRVFYQGSTDHRGTPAFPGRTVTLEPLRGEVCWGVAYKVSKEEDKKIALEHLEVREKQYDKTLHLDFFTIFSFSRHEDQYELPWTCSSRRYSQANCPSCRPVRTKQRLPFPPRRCIKHIRMRRCACQRSCKCCEKNTFSGINMLEEPFKSR, from the exons ATGGCGATGTGGGTGTTCGGATACGGGTCGCTGATATGGAAACCAGGGTTTCCCTACGACGAGAAGCTCCTCGGCTTCATCCGTGGCTACCGCAGAGTCTTCTACCAAG GGAGCACGGATCACAGAGGCACCCCTGCTTTTCCCGGGAGAACGGTTACGTTGGAGCCCCTCCGCGGCGAAGTTTGT TGGGGAGTTGCTTACAAAGTTTCCAAGGAGGAAGATAAGAAGATCGCCTTGGAG CATCTTGAAGTTAGGGAGAAGCAATACGATAAGACACTTCATCTTGATTTTTTTACT ATATTTAGCTTCTCCAGACACGAGGACCAATATGAACTACCTTGGACCTGCTCCTCTAGAAGATATAGCCAG GCAAATTGTCCAAGCTGCAGGCCCGTCAGGACCAAACAGAGACTACCTTTTCCACCTAGAAGATGCATTaaacacattag GATGCGAAGATGCGCATGTCAGAGATCTTGCAAATGCTGTGAGAAGAATACTTTCAGCGGAATCAACATGCTAGAAGAACCTTTCAAGAGTAGATGA
- the LOC109725671 gene encoding gamma-glutamylcyclotransferase 2-3 isoform X1: MAMWVFGYGSLIWKPGFPYDEKLLGFIRGYRRVFYQGSTDHRGTPAFPGRTVTLEPLRGEVCWGVAYKVSKEEDKKIALEHLEVREKQYDKTLHLDFFTDPTSATPTVCGVMVYLASPDTRTNMNYLGPAPLEDIARQIVQAAGPSGPNRDYLFHLEDALNTLGCEDAHVRDLANAVRRILSAESTC; this comes from the exons ATGGCGATGTGGGTGTTCGGATACGGGTCGCTGATATGGAAACCAGGGTTTCCCTACGACGAGAAGCTCCTCGGCTTCATCCGTGGCTACCGCAGAGTCTTCTACCAAG GGAGCACGGATCACAGAGGCACCCCTGCTTTTCCCGGGAGAACGGTTACGTTGGAGCCCCTCCGCGGCGAAGTTTGT TGGGGAGTTGCTTACAAAGTTTCCAAGGAGGAAGATAAGAAGATCGCCTTGGAG CATCTTGAAGTTAGGGAGAAGCAATACGATAAGACACTTCATCTTGATTTTTTTACT gACCCTACTTCTGCGACTCCAACTGTTTGTGGTGTGATGGT ATATTTAGCTTCTCCAGACACGAGGACCAATATGAACTACCTTGGACCTGCTCCTCTAGAAGATATAGCCAG GCAAATTGTCCAAGCTGCAGGCCCGTCAGGACCAAACAGAGACTACCTTTTCCACCTAGAAGATGCATTaaacacattag GATGCGAAGATGCGCATGTCAGAGATCTTGCAAATGCTGTGAGAAGAATACTTTCAGCGGAATCAACATGCTAG